The Catenuloplanes niger genome includes a window with the following:
- a CDS encoding LLM class F420-dependent oxidoreductase → MELGLHIADFTWDGGPAALGTALGRHARNAEQAGITRITVMDHFWQIRGVGPYEHEMLEAYTALGFIAAHTETALLHTLVTGVTYREPGLLAKAVTTLDVLSGGRAGLGVGAAWNEDESKGLGFAFPPVAERFERLEEALQICLQMWSDSEDAYQGRHYRLERTLNSPQPLRSPRPYLLIGGGGEKKTLKLVAKYADACNIGLGPESAHKLDVLRRHCDDVGRDYAEIEKTAMFAVDPSSTTEDVVRDASAARDAGFTVAYVYAHDITTPSKITDMLGEALTRL, encoded by the coding sequence ATGGAACTGGGACTGCACATCGCCGACTTCACCTGGGACGGTGGGCCGGCCGCGCTCGGCACCGCGCTCGGCCGCCACGCGCGCAACGCCGAGCAGGCCGGCATCACCCGGATCACGGTCATGGACCACTTCTGGCAGATCCGGGGCGTCGGGCCGTACGAGCACGAGATGCTCGAGGCGTACACCGCGCTCGGCTTCATCGCCGCACACACCGAGACCGCCCTGCTGCACACGCTGGTCACCGGCGTCACCTACCGCGAGCCCGGCCTGCTCGCCAAGGCCGTCACCACGCTCGACGTGCTCTCCGGCGGCCGGGCCGGCCTGGGCGTCGGCGCCGCGTGGAACGAGGACGAGTCCAAGGGCCTCGGCTTCGCGTTCCCGCCGGTCGCGGAGCGCTTCGAGCGCCTGGAGGAGGCGCTGCAGATCTGCCTGCAGATGTGGTCCGACTCCGAGGACGCGTACCAGGGCCGGCACTACCGCCTGGAGCGCACGCTCAACTCCCCGCAGCCGCTCCGCTCGCCCCGGCCGTACCTGCTGATCGGCGGTGGCGGCGAGAAGAAGACGCTGAAGCTGGTCGCGAAGTACGCGGACGCCTGCAACATCGGTCTCGGCCCGGAGTCCGCGCACAAGCTCGACGTGCTCCGCCGGCACTGCGACGACGTCGGCCGCGACTACGCCGAGATCGAGAAGACCGCGATGTTCGCGGTCGACCCGTCCAGCACCACGGAGGACGTGGTCCGCGACGCGAGCGCGGCGCGCGACGCCGGGTTCACGGTCGCCTACGTCTACGCCCACGACATCACCACCCCGTCGAAGATCACCGACATGCTCGGCGAGGCGCTGACCCGGCTCTGA